Below is a window of Longimicrobium terrae DNA.
AACGACAGGTCCAGGTCGTACTCGTCGTCGCGCGCGTGGTACCAGTCCATCCGCGTTCCCGCGGCGGTCACGCCAAAGCTGTACGCGGTGCGGCGGTCCAGGTACGTGTCCAGCGAAATCCACACGTGCTCGGCCGCGGCGCCGTTGTCGCGCCGGCTGACGGGCGCGCGGATGGCGGCGGGATCGCGGGAGAACATGCGCGCCGCCACGTACAGCGCGTGATCGTCATACACGAAGCGCAGTTCCGTGCGATCCGTCGGCGCGGCACCCTCGTTGGGCTGCTTCTGCACGAAATCCGACATCACGGGTGCGGCCGCCCAGGCCGCGTCGTCCAGCACGCCGTCCACAGTGGGCACGCGGCCCTGCAGCCGGACGGCGCGGATCTCCTTGCGCGGCGCCGTCGTGCGTGCCGAGTCAGGCGTCTGCGCCCATCCGCTGGCGGCAAACAGCAAGGCGGGGAGGACGACGAGCAGTGTGCGAATCACGATCGCCTCCAGGGCGGATGAGGAGCGTTGCATGCTAAACAGTTAGCACTCTCCCGCGGAACACGGGTCAGATTGCCTGGTTGATGTGCCGCGCGATGGATTCGCGGGCGGATGGATCGATCTGGAGGCCGGACCGCGCGGGGTCGAACCCGCGCGGTCCGGATCAGCGGCGGCGCGAAGCGCGGATCAGCCGGTCAGCGGCGGCTTCCGGCGCGCGACTGCCGCTGCCCGTCATCACCGCGGATCTACGCGGTCACGCGCAGGGCCATGGGCACGCCGCCGCGCGACGGGATGTAGCTGACGCGCCGCTCCACGCCCAGCCCGGCTTCGCCGGCCGCGCGCATCACCATATCGCGCGCCCAGTTGCGCGCCACCGCGTCCATCTCCTGCTCGCGCCCGTCCACGGAGTACGTGACGCGCACGCCCCCATCCTCCCCGCGAGTGAACTCGACGTGGCGGGTGGAGAGGAGTCCGGATTCGTCGATCAGCAGCCGCCCGCCCGGCCCGACGGCTTCCACCCAGTCACCCGTCGCGTTGACCGCCACGGAGCCGCGGACAGCCACTTCCAGCCGCTGGTCATCCGTCGTCTCTACCATCCGTGTTTCCTGGATCGCTGCCCGCTGGCTGTAAACGGGGGAGCAGGCCAGCAGGGCGCCCAGCAGCGGGGCGGCGAGAGAAAGCATTCGGTTCATCTGGACGATCTCCCTCAAAGGTTGAAAAATCAGCACTTGCACGCGAAAGAACGCCGGGCGCACGGGCCCGGCGGGTACATCAGGAGGTGGTGAACTCGCGGATCAGCGCGTTCATCCACCCGCGGCTCGCCTGGTTGAACGGCCGCGACTGCCCATCGACGGTGTAGGTGAACGCGGGACGGCCATCCGTTCCGGCCACGGCGCGCACACGGCGCAGCTGCCCGTCCACACGCTCCTCCACCACCAGCCGCCCGCCCGCGCCGATGCGCTGGATGTCCCACCGCTCGGCGCCGAAGAACACCTTCTCGGCCGTGATGCGGACGACGCGCGGAAGGCTGTCCCCGCTCAATTCCAGGTGCATTTCGCCGTCCCACTGCGCCAGCCCGCCACTCCTGCGGGTTTCCGTCACCGGCTCCGGCGCGCGGGGCGCGGGAGTGGAGCGCGGCGGATTGGCGGCCACGGCGGGAACGCGCTGCACGGTCAGTTCGTTCAACGCCAGCCGGCGCTCGGTTTGGGAGCGGATCCCGCCCGCGGCGGCGATGTAGGCCGCGCGCGCCTGCTCATCCATCCGTTGGTGCTGCGCCGCGGCGGTGAGCATGATCCGCCGCTCCGTGTCGGATTCCGTCCGCCCCACGGCCCGCAGCAGCGCCACCTGCGACGCCGGGCTCCACGGGCGGGCCGCGAACGCGGAGGTCGCCACCAGCCGCGCTTCCAGCGGTGCGCGCATCCATCCCAGCGCATCCACGAACGCGGGCAGCACGGTGGACGACGCGCGGAACACCGGATGGCGCACCGCCGCGGCGAGCACCAGGCGCCGCTCCGCATCGGAATCCATCGTGCGCGTGGCCTGGATGATGGCGCCCAGGTTGTCGCGCGACAGGTCCGGCCGCTCCAGCACGGCGGCAAGCACCAGCCGCCGGTCCGTGGCGGACGAGATTCCCGCCGCGGCGCGGATGATGTCGGCGTACTGGCCCGGATCACCGCGCCTGGCCGACGCGACCAGCCGGTCGCGCTCGCCGATCTCATCCATCGCGGCCGGCCCGGCCTCGTCGACGCTCTGCTCCGTGATCGTCGTCGTCTCCACGATGGTCACGCTGTCTGACGCGGGCGCGGGCACGGAGGGCAACTGGGCGACCTCCGTCGCGGCGGCGGCGGGACGGAGCGCGGCCAAGGGGAGCAGGCAGGCCAGCGCCGCGGCGGCGGTGGCCAGCGCGGCGGCGCGGCTGGCCGCGTTGCGGCGGACGGCGCCGTCCAGGATGGCGAGAAGGCGGCCCTCGAACTGGCTGCGCCGCGCCATCGCCAGGCCGGCCGCCGCAGAGGGCCCGGAGCCGAGCGAGCGGACGATGTCCAGCAGATGACTCGCGTAATCCGCCGCGCGCGTGCCGATCTCGAGCACGGCGTCGTCGCAGGCGTGCTCGCGCTCCTGCCGCAGGCGCCGCACGGCGATCCACACCAGCGGATTGAACCAGAACAGCGCCAGCGCCAGGTGCGCCACCCACTGCGTAAGCGCGTCCCAGCGGCGGACGTGGGCCAGTTCGTGCGCCAGCACCACGCGGCGCCGCTCGTCGGGCCACTGCTCGGACTCCGCTGGCAGCAGCACCACGGGATGAAAGACGCCCCACGTCATCGGCACCGTGGCGGCGGGCTCGCGCAGCAGGCGAACGATGCGCCCCAGCCGCAGCCGGCGCGAAAGCCCGTCCGTCAGCCGCACCCACTCGTCGTCCGTCAGCTCCGTGGCGCGCCGCTCGATCCACAGCAGCCGCGCAACTCCCGCCAGCAGCCGCACGAGCACCAGCGCCGATCCCACGGCCCACAACAGCACCGCCGCGCGCGACCAGTCCACGTCCGCCAGCCGCTCCGCCATCGTCGGCGCGGGCGTGGGGACGGCTGCGTTCACCGGCTCCGCCCCGGGAGCAGTCGCAGTCGAGAGATCACGCCGCGTCCCGGGAGCGGCGGATTCCACTCCGGGCATCACCGTGGCGGCGGCGGGCAGCGGCAGCACGCGCCACTCGGGAACGATGGATCGCGCGATGGGGAGCAGCAGCACGGCGGTCAGCGCCGCCAGCCACACCATGTGCCGTGCGGAGGCGGAGGACCGGCGCATCAGCGCGGTCGCGGCCAGCGCGGCCAGCAGAATGACGGTGCCTCGGACCGCCGCGTCGGCAACGGCGGCGAACAGGGCGGGATTCAGGATCGTGCTCATTTGCCTTCCTCGTTCCGCCGTGCGTCGTCGATCAGCTTGGCCAGCCGGTCCAGTTCCGCGGCGGAAGGGCGCGCGTCCTCGATCAGCGCGTTCACCACCTGCTCGGGGCTGCCGTTGAAGAACGTGCGAACCAGGTGCTTGAGCGCGCTGCTGCGTGCCTGCCCTTGGGGCGTGGTGGGCAGATAGACGAACCGCTTGCCGTCCATCTCGTGCGCAAGCAGGCCCTTTTCCTCCAGCAGGCGCAGCGCGGCGCGCACGGCGGAATACGTGGGCGGATCCGGAAGATCGTCCAGCACGTCCGCGGCGGTCGCCCGCCCCCGGCGGAACACGATGTCCATGATCTGGCGCTCGCGGCGGCTCAGTTCGGATCGGTTCAGAACAACCTTGCCAGCGGAAGGGACGGGAGAGCGGGTGTCGGCGTGATCAACTGCTGAATAATCAGCACTTGATGATCCGATGTCAAGGAGGACGACCATCACGGCATCCAGCAGTGCTCTCCCGCCGTTCATTCCGGCACGGCATTCGCGCCCGCCCGCGCTCCGGCTGCACTCACGCGCAACGGGAGACGGGCATGGCGGCGGTGGTTTCCGTGATCAACCTCAAGGGGGGCGTGGGCAAGACCACCACGACCGTCGCGGTGGCGCAGATGCTTGCCGGCCCGTTCGGCCGGCGGGTGCTGGTGGTGGACCTGGACCCGCAGACCAACGCCACCGTCATGCTGATGGGCGAACGGGCATGGGCGGCGCAGAACGCGGCCGGGCTCACCGTCGCGCACCTGTTTCGCGACGCGCTCTCCGGCGGCGGCCGCTTCGATCTGCGGCGCGCCATTCTGCCGGGCGTGGGCGGCGTGGGCGAGGTGGACGGGCTGGCGTTGCTCCCCAGTAGCCTGGAGCTGATCGAGATCCAGGAACAGCTTTCCAGCATGCCGCGCGGCGAGTTCTACGCGGCCAACCCGGTGGAGATTCTGCGCCACGCCTTGCAGCCCGTGCTGCACGAGTTCGACTGGGTGCTGGTGGACTGCCCGCCCAGCCTGGGGATCGTGACCTTCAACGGCCTGCGCATGTCGCGCGGATACGTGATGCCCACCATCCCCGACGTGCTCTCCACCTACGGCGTGCCCCAGATCATGCGGCGGGTGCGGATGTTCGGCGACGCGTTCGACACGCGCATCGAGCCGCTGGGCATCGTGGTGAACAAGTACCGCGCGCAATCCACCGTGCACAACGCGCAGCTGCATGCGCTGGTGGCGGCCTCCCCCGCCCCGATCTTCCGCACCATCGTCCCCGAAAGCAACGATGTCGCGGGCGCGGCGGAGTTCCGCCCCGTCAGCACGCTCCGGCAGAAGTGGGGCGCGCGGACGTACGAGGCGTACCGCGATCTCACGGCGGAAATCCTTCAGCGCGTGGAGTACGGCGCATGAGCGACCTGATCGCGGGCCTCCGCACCCTGTTCGGCGCCGTCATCGCCGAGGCGGAACAGAACCCTGCGTTCGCCGCCCGGCTGGAGCAGGCGCTGCGGACGATGATCCCCGCCCCGTCCGCGGCCGTCGGCGCCGCTCCCGCGGCGGCTTCCATCGCCTCGTCCCCTGCTCCGGCCAGGAAGCGGACGGGACGGCGCGCGGCCGGCGTGCTGGACCCGTTCGCGGTGGACCAGGAGGGCGACGGCGTGCTGCGCGCCCGGCTGGCCGCGCTGAGCCTGGACGAGCTCAAGGACATCGTCGCCGAGCACGGGATGGATCCGAGCAAGCTGGCAATGAAGTGGAAGAAGCCCGACCGCCTGGTGGATCTGATCGCCACCACCGTCCGCGAGCGGCTGCACAAGGGCGACGCCTTCCGCTGATCAGCCCCGGCGCGCCCGGGGGAGCGCGGCCAGCGGCTCGCGGCTGGGATCGAACGTCCGCAGTCCGCACTCCTCCGCCAGCGCCGCCAGATCGCGGTCCGAGGTGACCATCACCACGGCCCCGCCGAACGACTCGAAATCTCGCTGAAGCCGCAGCGCCGTCGCGACGTGCAGTACGTCCATGCTGCGAGCACGCGCACTACGCTTTCTGGTCGTGAGCTCCAATGCACT
It encodes the following:
- a CDS encoding M56 family metallopeptidase, producing MSTILNPALFAAVADAAVRGTVILLAALAATALMRRSSASARHMVWLAALTAVLLLPIARSIVPEWRVLPLPAAATVMPGVESAAPGTRRDLSTATAPGAEPVNAAVPTPAPTMAERLADVDWSRAAVLLWAVGSALVLVRLLAGVARLLWIERRATELTDDEWVRLTDGLSRRLRLGRIVRLLREPAATVPMTWGVFHPVVLLPAESEQWPDERRRVVLAHELAHVRRWDALTQWVAHLALALFWFNPLVWIAVRRLRQEREHACDDAVLEIGTRAADYASHLLDIVRSLGSGPSAAAGLAMARRSQFEGRLLAILDGAVRRNAASRAAALATAAAALACLLPLAALRPAAAATEVAQLPSVPAPASDSVTIVETTTITEQSVDEAGPAAMDEIGERDRLVASARRGDPGQYADIIRAAAGISSATDRRLVLAAVLERPDLSRDNLGAIIQATRTMDSDAERRLVLAAAVRHPVFRASSTVLPAFVDALGWMRAPLEARLVATSAFAARPWSPASQVALLRAVGRTESDTERRIMLTAAAQHQRMDEQARAAYIAAAGGIRSQTERRLALNELTVQRVPAVAANPPRSTPAPRAPEPVTETRRSGGLAQWDGEMHLELSGDSLPRVVRITAEKVFFGAERWDIQRIGAGGRLVVEERVDGQLRRVRAVAGTDGRPAFTYTVDGQSRPFNQASRGWMNALIREFTTS
- a CDS encoding BlaI/MecI/CopY family transcriptional regulator, coding for MNRSELSRRERQIMDIVFRRGRATAADVLDDLPDPPTYSAVRAALRLLEEKGLLAHEMDGKRFVYLPTTPQGQARSSALKHLVRTFFNGSPEQVVNALIEDARPSAAELDRLAKLIDDARRNEEGK
- a CDS encoding ParA family protein; the protein is MAAVVSVINLKGGVGKTTTTVAVAQMLAGPFGRRVLVVDLDPQTNATVMLMGERAWAAQNAAGLTVAHLFRDALSGGGRFDLRRAILPGVGGVGEVDGLALLPSSLELIEIQEQLSSMPRGEFYAANPVEILRHALQPVLHEFDWVLVDCPPSLGIVTFNGLRMSRGYVMPTIPDVLSTYGVPQIMRRVRMFGDAFDTRIEPLGIVVNKYRAQSTVHNAQLHALVAASPAPIFRTIVPESNDVAGAAEFRPVSTLRQKWGARTYEAYRDLTAEILQRVEYGA